GTCATCCAGGACACGAACTCCCAGGCCAGGTCCTTGTTCTCCGAGGTCTCCGGAATGGCCAACGCCCAGGTGAACAGCCAACCCGAGGTGTCGGTGTCCACGACCGGCGCCGGGGCGTAACCGCTCTCACCGACGACGACGCTGTCATCGGGGTTCTCCACCGAGGCCACCATCGCCGAGGCGTCGTACCACATCGCCGCCTGGCCCTGGCTGTACCTGGTGATGCAGTCGGAGTAACCGCTGGTCGCCGCGCCCGGTTGGCCGTGCTCCCGGACCAGGTCCACATAGAACTGGACCGCTTCGCGCACCTCGGGGGAGGTCAGCTGCGCGTTCCAGTTCTCGTCGAACCAGCGGCCGCCGAAGGTGTTGATCACCGAGTTGAGCGGGGCGAGGTTCTCGCCCCAACCGGCCAGCCCGCGTAAGCAGATGCCCACGCGGCCCTCTTCCGGGTCCTTGAGCTGCTCGGCGAACTCCGCGATCTCCGGCCAGGTCGGATTGGCGGGCATCTCCAGCCCGGCCTCCTCGAACAGGTCCTCCCGGTAGGCTAGGAAGGAGGACTCGCCGTAGAACGGCACCGAGTACATGTCGTCCTGATAGGACAGCGACTCGCGGACCGTGGGGATGAAGTCCTCGTGGTCGTAGTCCGGGGAGGCGTCGATCGAGGGTTGGAGATTGGCCAGCCAGCCGTTCTCCGCCCACATCTTGGTCTCGTAGTTGCTGACCATCACGACGTCGTACTCGCCGCCGCCGGTGGCCACCGATGCGGTGATCTTGGCCCGAGCCTCGTTCTCGGCCAGGCTGACGAACTCCAGGTCGACATCCGGGAACTCCTCCTCGAATCGAGGAGACAGCGCGATGGCGTCCTGCATCTGAGGGTTGGACACGATCGCCACGGTGAGTCTGGTGCGGCCGTCGCCGCCGCCCAGGTCACCCGCGCCCGTGCAACCGGCCAACAAAGCCGTCGTGGTGACCAGAGCCAGGGGGATGGTGGTGGCTCTGTGTCGGCGACGGTGGGGATATCGCGGTGAACCGGCGGTGGACACCGATGTCCTCCTTCGAAGGTGGTCTCTCGCGGATGCCTGCCTGTACGTCCACGCAAGTGGTGCGAGCCCAGCCCTCCCGGTGATCAGGGAGCGATCTGGACCTTTACTCCCGTGCCCGCGCGCACCATCGCCACGGCTTCGGGAAACTCCTCGAGCGGCAGGGTGTGGCTAATCAACCCCGTGGTGTCGACCTGCCCGGTCTCCAACAAGCGCAGCGCGGGCTCGAAGCTGTCCAGGACGGCCATCGAACCGACGATGCGGATCTCGTCGTTGTAGATACGGAAGGGCGAGAGACTGATGCGAGCGGTGTCCGCCGCGACGCCGAAGATCTGCAGCCTGCCCCCACGCCGCAGACTGTCGAAGGCGTCCTCGATGGCCTTGGGCGCGCCGGTCACGTCCACTGCGGCATCGAACGGGGCGGCGTCCAACTCGGCGACACTGGTCGCGACGTGTTCGGCGCCGAACTGCGTCGCCAACGGCAGTCGCGCCGCGTTGCGGTCCACCACCGAGACCCGTGCGCCGCTGCCGACCAACAGCTGGGTGAGCAGCAGACCCATGGTCCCCGCGCCGACGACCAGGATGCGCTCGCCGATCGAGGCGCCGAAGACGTCGAGGCCGTGCACGGCGCAGGACAGCGGCTCGACCAGCGCGCCCTGACCCATGCTCAGCGAATCGGGCAGCCGGTAGGCGGTGACGGCGGGCACGGCGACGTACTCGGCGAAGGCACCGTCGACGGTGTCCCCGGTGGCGCCCCAGTTCGCGCACAGGTTCCCGCGTCCGGTGCGGCAGGGCGTGCAGTAACCACAGAACAGCGAGGGATCCACCGCCACCCGGTCGCCGACGCTGATCCCGGTGCGGACGTCGGAGCCGACCTCCACCACCTCGCCTGCGAACTCGTGGCCGGGGACCAGCGGGAACGGGGCGGGCGGGAACTCGCCGTCGGCGATGTGCAGATCGGTGCCGCAGATCCCGCAGGCGCCCACCTTGACCACCACGTCCGTCGCGCCGGGGGTCGGGTCGGCGACCTCACCCACCCGGATTGCGCCCGGCTCGTCGATGATCGCTGCTCGCATGTCCACATCCTTGTATCGCTCATCTGAGCATTGCCCTGCTCGTTTGTTGGAAGAGTGAATACCCTGACGTATGTGCATGTCAACAGCGCGAGGAGGACAGTCGATGAACCGAGTCTCAATCGTGGTCCGCGTAGGATGGCCGCGATGACCGAGCGCCCCGTGACCGTGGAGCCGGGCGACATCGGTCCGGTGGAACTCCTGCTGACGACCGCTGTCGCGCGGCGTTTCTACCTGGACTCGCACTCGAAGGTGCAGATCGCGCAGGAGTTCGGCATCAGTCGTTTCAAGGTGGCCCGGCTACTCGATTCGGCCAAGGCCGCCGGGCTGGTCCGCATCGAGATCGGCAGGCCTCCGGGAGTGGACGTCGAGCTCTCGGACCGACTTCGCGCCGTCTTCGGATTGCGCGCGGCGGTGGTCGCCGACGTCTCCGGCGAACCCGATCACGATCTGCGGGACCACGTCGGCGGGCTCGCGGCACGGCTGCTCGGTGAGATCGTCGGCGAGGGCGACGTCCTAGGCGTGGCCTGGGGACGTTCGCTGCAACGGATGAGCGCGCGGCTCACCGTGCTGCCCCGCTGCACCGTCGTGCAGCTCTGCGGTGCCGTGCCACAACCCGACGTCGAGGACCATTCCCTGGAGCTGACCCGGCGAGCCGCCCAGGCGGGTGGCGGCACGGCAGTCACCTTCTATGCGCCGCTGGTCATGCCGGACGCCTCCAGCGCCGCCGCCCTGCGCGGCCACTCCGACGTGGCCAAGGCCATGCAACGCTGCGGGGAGCTGACCGCCGCGGTCGTCTCCATCGGCGGCTGGTCGACGGGCACCTCCACCGTGCACGGTGTTCTGGAACCCAGGGAGCGGGCCGCGTTCGCCGCCAAGGGCGCGGTGGCCGAACTCTGCGGAATCCTGCTGGACGCCCAGGGACGTCCCTTGGCCGACGGCCTGCAATCCCGGGCCATCGGCATCACCTTCGAGCAGTTGCACGCAACCAACGAGGTCGTCGCACTGGCCTACGGCTCCGGCAAGGCCACCGCTGTTCGAGCCGCCCTGCGCGGTGGGCTGATCACGACCTTGGTGACCGACGCCGCCTTGGCGAAGGAACTATTGGCGCAGGAGTAGGGCGCCGGGGGCCGGCCGCGTGCTGTGAACAACGTGTTGCCGTCTGTCGTCGGAAGTTTTCCATGGTTTTGCTATGGCCGGATTAACCGTGTCCAGGCTTACCGCCTGACGATCACTCGTCCTTCGTGTCGCCTGAGCAGGACTGGCCGAACCGAATTTCGATCGCGGGAGCGGAAGGAGCTGTGCCAGGGTGCGGGCATGACGAGCCGGATCGCGAACACCGCCATCGACGCGCACGATGCCTTCGCGCAGGCCTGCTGGTGGGCGGAGGTGCTGGGCATGACCGGCGACCCCGACGAACCGGGTGCGCCGGGCGACGAGGAGTGCCTGATCATGTCGCCCGATCGATCGGTGCGGGTCCTCTTCATCGAGGTGCCCGAACGAAAGTCGATCAAGAACCGGATTCACTTCGACCTTCGCCCGACCGATCGGACTCAGGCCGAGGAGATCGAGCGGGTGCTGGCCCTGGGGGCTCGCGAGGTCGAGGACCTGCGCACGCCGGAGGGCGGCGGATGGATGGTGCTCGCCGACCCGGAGGGCAACGAGTTCTGCATCCTGCTCAGCGAGGCCGAGCGGGAGGCATTCCTGGCCCGCTGCGACTCCTGAACACCGAGCACGGCGGTCGGGGGTCGCCGTACGACGATCCGACCTCGGCTACTTCTGCTCCTTCGCCGCCTTCTTCGCTGCCTGCTTGGTGGCGCGGACCGCCGCGCCGACGGCGGTTGTGCTTCGCTTGTAGCCCAACCTATGGTGGATTGACCCTGCTCATTCATTCGCGCGTCTGAAGCTCTCATTTCGAACTGCAGCGTAGATGTCGAGCATTAGAACTTCGCAAAGCTCGAAGACGTCGTTTTCGAGATGGCTTAGATCGTCGTGCTCGGCAACGCGCATTTGCTCTCCGTGGGCGATAGCGTTTCTTTTTTTGAGTAGTCCGTCAAGCTTGTCTACGAACCGGCGAAATCTGTGGTCATCGAGTGCTAGTAGTTGAAGATTTCTGCGAAGTATGCTTGGGGTAAGATTTGAGTCGGTAGAGCAGATTTTCTGCACGTCCAGCGAAACTAATTGATCGCGTACGTCCAGGACTGACTCCACAAGTTCTGCATCGCGCATGACTTGGCGTGCCTTTGAGGCGGACATGTCATTTCGATCGACGTTCTCGGGAGTTCGATACCGTTTGAAGGCATCGCTTAGGCAGGCCGCAGTTAGTTGCTTCTTCGCTTCCCCTAGTGTTATCTGAGATTTGTTTATAGTCGTGGCGTACTCTTCAAGTGCAGACCGGACGAATCCTTCTAGGTGTGCGTAAAGCATTACTATTATCGCACGTTTATGGCTATTCTTGACGCGTGCCGATGAACTGTCGGAGAGCATGTTCCGCAGATCCTTGATTTCGACTCGCCTCCATGTGAGCTCCCCTTCAAGGGCGGCTCTGAGTGACACTAGTGGAGAGGCGGACACAGTGTTAGATGTCCTTTTCTATTTCGTTGGCAAAAAACTGCACCCGCGCACGGTATGCGGGAGCCGTGTTCTTTCCTCCGCCGGTAAACTCGCGAAGTGTCCTATCTCCCTTAATTCTTTCGATGGCACTGCCAAGTTTTTTCATTTGTTCTGTATTGCTTGGATCGAGGCGCTCTAGGATTCCTTGCAAGCCGAAAGCGAAACCCTCGAAATGATATACTGCAAATTGTCCGCGGATTTTTCCTGATGCGTTGACGGAGCCGAAGACTTTCGGTCCTACTGCTTCATTGGATTCTGCTGCTAGGCGTAGAATCTTGAAGGTCTTTTCAAAAGTTGCTGGATCGGCTACCGGATCCCATGTCTTAATGCTCGGACCATCGGGGTCGGACGCATCCTCCATGTACTCTGTTAGGAATTCGCCAAGCTCGTGCCGGTACTCGTCACCGCGTTTGAGGAAGGCGAGAAACCTCAGCACCAATTCTTCATCGTATCTTTTTTCTTTTTGAGCTTCAGCGACTGTGCTGATGCAGTATTTAAAATCATCGTTACGGGAAAGTTTGATAACGGTATCGTTAAAATCGGGATTAAGAAGCCTGATTGTGCAGTTGCGAATTTCCTGCTGCTCGAGTGGTTCTCCGCCCGAATTTAGGCGCTTAAACATGTAGTAACGAAGGCGAGCGTCGCTCTCTTTTCGCAGGATCTCTGCGCGTATGAAATTGCGCTTCAGGCGACGCACAAGGGCAGGTGGCAAGGATTCATAAGTGTGTCCGTTTAGTTCTTCAACTATATCGCAGTCTTCAAGTTTCAGCGGTTGCTGCGCATCGCCTTCTCCAACTTTGAGGAGGCCTCGGAAATTCAGATATGACGAGACGCGCTGCAGGCCGTCGATGAGTTCATAAACGTTCTCTTCTGTCTCCATCAAAAATATTGGAGGAACCGGGAGCTCCAGGATTAGTGTTTCAATGAAGCGTGATTGCGCGCCTTCAGTCCAGCGAAATAGCCTTTGATACTCGGGCTGTACAACAAGTTCGCCCGTCGTGTACATATCGGCAAGCTCGTTGAAAGATAGATCCAACTGACGTGTCCGTACAGAGGAAACTGCATCGTCTACCGAATCGATCAGTTGTACCGTCTCGTCGGCGTTCGCTGCTGTCATTGGCGACTCTCTCTTTGAAATTTCAAACCCCGGTCTTGCGTACTCTGTCTATCGTAGACCATGATCTTACGCGGTGATGTTGGGACTTCCCGATGGGGAGCCGCAAGTTTCGCTAGCTGCCCATAGGAATGACCTGGTCTTAGTGGTTGCCCTGCTAGTCAGGATTGATCAGTCTGTAGTGTGCAATTTTTACTGATGACCAGCTGCGGCATCGACGTAAGTCGAGTAAGGCTACTTCTGTTCCTTCGCCGCCTTCTTCGCGGCCTGCTTGGTGGCGCGGACCGCCGCGAGGGTCTGCGAGTCGACGACGTCGGCGACGCTACGTCGGGCGCCTTCCCCGCCGTAGGCCCCCGCCGCCTCGCGCCAACCTGCGGGTTGGATGCCGCGTTGCTTGCCCAGCAGCGCCAGGAAGATTCGGGCCTTCTGCTCGCCGAAACCGGGCAGTGCCTGCAACCGAGTCCGCACCTGCTCACCGGTCGGCTCGTCGCGTGTCCAGATCGCCTCGGGCTCGCCGTCGTAGTGCTCGATCAGATACTGCGCCAGGGCTTGCAGCCTTTTGGCCATCGAGCCGGGGAAGCGGTGGATCGCGGGTGTCCTGGCGGCGATCTCGGCGAACTCGGTCGGTTCGGCCTCGGCGATCCGCCGAAGATCGAAGCCGTCCATGCGCGCCGCGAGATCTCTCGGCCCCTTGAATGCCTTCTCCATCGGAATCTGTTGATCGAGCAACATTCCGCAGAGCAAGGCGAACGGGTCGCGGGCCAGCAGGGCGTCGGCTTCGGAGTCCTGCGCCAGGCAGAGCGGGCGGGTCATGTCGGACAGCGTCGCATGTCCGTCGGGCTACGCCGGACCACACCGGTTCCGTGTCGCTTTGCTCAGTCTGATGGCATCAGCATTCGGATGCCTGCGACCACGTCCTGAGCGTCGGGCATCGAGTCTGGGTCGATCATTGCCTGCACGATGTAGCCGGTGACCATGGCGTAGATCGCCGAGCCGAGGCCTCGGACGGCGGCATCGTCAACGGAATCGGGCGTCTGACCGAGCAACATCGACGCGAACGCGGTTCGTGCCTCCCCGTATCCGGCTGCCAACTTCTCGCGCATCGCCGGGTCGAACTGGGCTTGGGCGAACGCCTGGATGCTGGCGATGAGCAACGGTCGGTCCTCGGGGATTGCGGCTAGCAACGCTGTGATGAGGGTTTCGAAGCGTTGGTCCGCGGTTTCATCGTCGGTGGCGGAGCGGACCGCCGCCTCTACGGTGTCGCCCCATTCGCTGGCCGCATCCATCACGGCGGTGTTCATCAACGCGTCCTTGGATCCGAAGTGGTATCCGATCGATCCGAGGTGGGCGCCGCCAGAGGCCGCCACGATGTCGCGGGCGGTCGTCGCGCTGTAGCCCTTCTCGATCAGGCACTTCCGTGCCCCGGCGAGTAGGTCGTCCCGTTGGCTCATAGCACCCAGCGTAGAGCATTTGAACGGACGTACGTATTGACACGAATTTGTACGTACGTACGATCGAACCATGACGACTTCGACCCAGCGCGCCACCGCGAGGACGTGGTGGGCGCTGCCCTTCTTATTGCTGCCCGCCCTGCTGACCTCGATGGACATCTCGGTGCTCTTCGTGGCCTCGCCAGCGATCTCCGAGGCGCTCGCCCCGACGGCGACGCAGTGGCTGTGGATGATGGACGTCTACGGCTTCGTGATGGCGGGCCTGATGATCACCATGGGCAGCCTCGGTGACCGCATCGGTCGCAGGCGATTGCTGCTCATCGGCGCGGTGCTGTTCGGGACCGCCTCCACGGTGATCGCCTTCGCCACGACTCCGGAGATGCTCATCGCCGCTCGCGCCCTGCTCGGGGTCGGCGCGGCGACCCTGGCGCCCTCGACGTTGTCCCTGATCAGGGGGATGTTCCTTGATGCGGGCCAGCGGCGGGCGGCGGTGGGCGCCTGGACGGTCGCCTTCACCGGCGGCGCCGTGGCGGGTCCGATCGTGGGCGGGGTACTGCTGGAGCACTTCTGGTGGGGATCGGTCTTCCTCATCAACATCCCGGTGATGGTCCTGCTGTTGGCTACGGTCCCCTTCCTGATCGAGGAATCGCGCGACCCGAATCCGGGTTCCTTCGACCTGATCAGCGCGGTGCTCAGCCTGATCGCGATCCTGGCCCTGGTCTTCGCCGTCAAACACTTCGTCGAGTACGGCGTGGATGCGATGTCGATCAGTGCGCTGGTGATCGGAGCGTTGTTCCTCGCTCTTTTCGCGCGACGGCAGAACCGACTCGAGCACCCGCTGATCGATCTGGCGCTGTTGCGTAACACCGCGTTCAGCGCCGCGGCCGGGTCGAACGCCGCCGTCTCCTTCGCTGCGGCCGGGCTGGGGCTGCTGACCTTCACCTTCCTGCAGACGGTGCACGGACTCGGCCCGCTGGCGGCTGCACTCTGGGCCCTGCCGACCTTCGTCGGCACGCTTCTCGGCGCTACCGCAGGTGCCCTGCTGGCGGCACGGATTCGTCCGTCCGTGCTGTTGGCGATCGGTCTGTTCGTGGGAGCGGCGGGCTTCCTAGTCGTCGCGATGACCCAGCCCAGCTCGCCGCTCCTGATGTTCGTCGGCGGCTACACCGTGTTGACCTTCGGCATCGGTGTCGTCGGAACACTGGCGAACTCACTCATCCTGGCCACCGCGCCCCCCGGACGCGCCGGGGCGGCGGCGGGTATCTCCGAGACGGGCAGCGAACTGGGCGCCGCACTCGGCATCGCCACCCTCGGCACGGTGGCCACCGCGGTCTATCGGTCCGGGATGGACTCGACCGCCGCCGCCGGTACGCCTGCCGCGGAGACGGTCACGAGTGCCGTCGCCCTCGCACAGGAGGGCAGCGACTTCCGTGAGCTCGCCTTCATCGCATATACCGACAGCATCGGTGCCGCGAGCACGGTCGGTGCGGCGATCCTCATCGGCTTGGGGATCTTCGCGGCGATCGCGCTTCGCTCGGTCACCACCGATCAGCTCGACGGAGTGGAGCACGAGGACTGATCGGCTTCACCGAGGCGGGGGAGTGAGCATGGGGCGTGGCCGGCCTCATGCTCACTCGGTCTGCCCGGTCGGCCGCTGACCCCGCAGCAGCAGCGACACCAGCACCGCCAGTACACCCAGCACCACCCCGCCCGCCAAGGTCGCGGCGGCGAGCCCTTCGACGAAGGCCTCCCGAACCAGTTCCATCAGCGGCGCGGCCATCTCCGTGGGCATCGTGTTCAGGACGCCCAGGGCGGCGCCGAGACTGGAACCGAGGATCTGTTCGAGCTCACCGCCAAGGCCGGCCGGAAGCTCGGCCACCACCTCCGCCCGATAGACCAACGATCCCAACGAACCCAGCACGGCGATGCCGAACGCGGCCCCGAGTTCGTTGGCCGTCTCCGCCAACGCCGAGGCCGACCCCGACTGGCTGGGTGGGGCCGTGGCGACGACGACGTCGGTGGCCAGCGTGGTGATGGGACTGATGCCGGTCGCGGCGAGCACGGCACCGACGATGATCTGCGCCAATCCGCCGTCGGCGGGCGTCAGGCTTACCACGATCATCCCGGTGGCGGCCAATCCGGCCGCGACACCGAAGATCGGGCCCGGTCCGACGCGGGCGGCCAACGCCGACGTGGTGATGGCGGCAGCGGCTATCCCGGCGGTGATGGGCAGCATCCACAGCGCGGCCGTCAGCGGCGAGAAATCCAGGACGAGCTGCAGATGTTGGCTGAGATACAGCGTCAGGCCGACCAGCGAGAACATCGCCAGCGCCCCGGCGAGCACCGAACCGGTGAAGCGACGGTTGGCGAAGAGCGAGACATCGACCAACGGGGTGGTGAGCCTGCCTTGCCGCCGCAGGAAGACGATGCCCGCCAGAATGCCGACCGCGATCGCGATCAGCATCCCAGCGGTGACGGCCAGCTCCTCGGCGCCGGTCTTGACCGCCCAGACGATCGGCAGGATGGCGAGGAAGGACAACGCGACGCTGAGCGGGTCGAGCGGGCTCGGGGTGGCGTGTCGGTACTCGGGGATCAGCAGCGGCGCCGCGGCCAACAGCAGCAGGATCACCGGCACGTTGATCAGGAACACCGAGCCCCAGGGGAAGTACTGAAGCAGTACCCCGCCGATGATCGGGCCCAGCGCCACCCCGCCCGCCAGCGCGGCCGTCCACACCGCGATCGCCCGGCTGCGTTCGGTCGGATCGTCGAACATGGTTCTGATCAGCGACAGGGTCGACGGCATCAGGGTCGCCCCGCCGATGCCCATCAAGGCGCGGGCGGCGATCAGCCATTCCGGGCTGTCGGCGAAGGCGGCCAGTACCGAGGCGGCGCCGAACACCACGGCGCCGATCAGCAGCAGACGTCGACGTCCCACTCGGTCGCCGAGGCCGCCCATCAGGATCAGCAGACCGGCCAATAAGAAGCCGTAGACGTCCAGGATCCACAGCATCTGGCCGGTGCTCGGCGCCAGATCCTCGGTGATGGCGGGGATCGCCAGGTGCAGGATCGAGATGTCCATCGAGGTCAACAGGACGGGCAGGGTCAGTACGGCCAGCCCGAGCCAGCGCTTCGGCACCGCTTTCGTCGAGTTCGATTTCATCGTTCCCCTCATTATGCGTACGGCGTACTCGTCGGAATGGGTACACCGTACGCCGGCGTTACGATGGACGGCAACCAGGAGGGTGGTGCCCGGTCGATGAGCAAGGGATCACGAGACGGCCGAGGGCTCAGCAGAGCGCGAATCGTGGCGGTGGCCATCGAGATCGCCGATGCCGATGGGCTCGACGCGGTGTCGATGCGGCGCATCGCCGAGCAACTGGGCTCGGGCACCATGTCGCTCTACCGGCACGTCTCCGGCAAGGACGACCTGACCGTGGCGATGGTCGACACCGTCACCGAGGCCTACGCCTATCCGGATGCCGACGGCCTCGACTGGCGAGCCCGGATGCATCTGCTGGCCAAGCACGACTGGGACATGTACGAAGCCCATCCCTGGCTGCTCTTCGCCGACCTGACCGCGACGCCGCCGTTCGGCACCGAGGGCCTCAAATCGATGGACTGGGCCCTCGCGGCGCTGGAACCGCTGGGCATGCCACTGGCCGAATCCGCCCGCGCGATCATGACCATCAACAAGTACCTGCAGGGCAGCGCCCGCTCGGAGCTCGGCGAGCGGCGCGGGCAGCGATCGGACCACGGCCCGGAGACCCGTTGGCGCGACCGACTCGCGGAGGTCGACCTGAGCGAGTACCCACGGCTCCAACTGCTCGTCACGCTCGGCGAACCCGGAACCGGGCGCCCATGGTTCGACTCGGGACTCGATCTCATCCTCGACGGCATCGCCGCGCGCAGCGCCGCTTTCGCCACCGACTAACGGGCCACCGCCACCCGAATGTCGGGCACTCGGCCAGCGCAACACCGGCCACCATGCCGGTCACCGCGTTCGTCTCATCGGATTGCTGTCGTGCGCAAACAGGTCAATGACCTTGTCTTTCCTCGGATTCGGTGCGTTGACTTGATCTAGCGCAGCACCACCGAGAGGAGTGCCGATGTCTGATCGAGTCGCCTCGCTGATCCGAACCGTGATCCCGGTGTGGTGGGGGTCGCTACTGGCCTGGCTGGTGAGCCTCGGCCTGCCAACCGGAGTAATCACCGTCGCCGAGGAGATCGGCCCATTACTGGTCGGCCTCGCCATCGCGATCTGGTACGCCATCGCGCGCTGGCTGGAGTCGCGACTGCCTCCGTGGCTGGTCCGGGTGCTCTTCGGCACGACCGTGGTCCCCGAGTACCACTCGGTGGCCCGACCGCCCAAGGACCTTCCCGCGCCTGAGCAGGGCGCCGCAGGTCAGGGCACCGCAGCATGACCGACCTCGAGGAAAGACCCGGCTCCGCCGCGACCGGCATCCTGTCCACCGGGCTGTGGGAGTGGCGGCGGCGTCGCATGTTGGCCGAGACCGAGCCGGTCCGGATCGTGTGGGTCGGCTCGTCCACGGTCGGCGGTTCCGGAGCATCGACCCAGGAGGGCACCGCGACGGCCATCGTCGGTCGGGCGCTCGGTGAGACAGGCACCCACTACCCGGTGACGGGCATCGGCGGCTGGACGATGCTGGGCAACCCCGAGGTGGTCTACGCCGACCTGGCCTTGCGGTCGGTGAAACTCATCCGGGGCGACGAGATCCGCCGCACGCTGCCCGACTCCGACCGCGTCACCGTGCACTACATGCAGGGCGTCGGGGCCACCGAGTTCACCGTCTGGATCGACGACACCGCCTATCGGATCGTGCCGAGCACCGAGGGCTCGTCACGCCGCGCCGACGGCGAATGGCTCTCACCGCTGCTGCCGCGCGCCGACCATCTCGTTCGGATCGTCACCGAGGGCGCGATCATCGTCAACGGGGCCTACGCCCATCGCGGCGACCACGGTCGGGGCATCGAGTCCTACAACGCGGGCCGGGGCGGCACCCGGGCGGGCTCGTACGTCGAATCCGCCGAGCTGGGCCAGATGTGCAGGCGCCTCGGTCGACTCGATCCCGCGCTGATCGTGGTGATCGTCGGCAGCAACGACTATTCGGTGGGTATCTCACCCGAGGACTACCGCGCCCAGGTCGGTGACCTCATGGAGCGGTTCCGCACCTCGTGTCCGCGTCGTCCCTCGTTCCTGCTGGTTCAGGCCGCGCGACGTTCCGATGTCCCCATCCCGGAACATCCATGGCCCGCCTACGGCGACCAGCTCCGGCAACTTGCCGAGCTGACCGACGACACCGCCTACCTCGACGCCTCGCCACACTGGCCATCCGGGTTGGACGCCGACTCCCTCGGTCTACTGCTGCCCGATCGCATCCACATCAGTGCCGTCGGCCATCGCTGGCTCGCCGAGCTGATCACCACCGAGGTCACCGCTCCGATCGCCGCACCCTCCGCGCCCGACAGTGGGAACGAGCCGGTGCCGGGCGGCGATCCGGCTCGACTGTCCGGGGTGATCTCCGCGTGGCGAGCGGGCACCGTGACCGGCGGATCGGGCACCCCGATCGCGCGATGGGACCCGCATGCGGGCAGCCAGTCGGTGCCACTGACCCAGGAAGCGCCCGCGTCGCGACCACTGCTGCGCCCGGCGGGGCCCGGCGGTCAGCCCTACGTCGAGTGCAGTCGGGAAGCCGGTCGTTGGTTGCGCACCGCCGATTGGTCGGTGGCCTACAACCTGCCGATCACCGTGTTGAGCGTGGTCCGACAACCACGGGACACGCTCGGCAACGTCTACAGCGGGCGATCCGGTCGGTATGTCTGGCTCGGCCACATCACCGGGCAGGACGCCGACGGATACCAGACCACCGGCGCGGGCGGGACTAGTCCGCCGAACTCGGCGCCGGTCTGGGTGGGTGGCTCGCCGGGCTGGCAGGTGATGGCGCAGGTCCATGCGGGTGCGGCGTCGCGACATCAGCTCTATGGACTGCCGCCGGTGCCGTTCGTCGGCGGCACGGTCGCCGGACTGCCCGGACTGACGTTGGCCAATAGCTCCACCGGTGGGGCGGGCAGCTGCCACGACCTCGACGTCGCGGAGATCATCGTCATCGCGAGGGCCCTCTCGGCGGCCGAGGTGACCCAGGCATTGAACTGGTTGGCGCGCTGGTATCGCCTCGACGGTTCGGGGCGCACCGTCGCCTGATCGGGCGACTGCTCGTCGTCTCTGGCGAACCTCTCCTGCGGCAGAAGCGCCCGGGCCATCGCTGGCACCAGCGAGCGATATCGGCTCGGGCGCTCGGCTGCGGGTAGTGGGCCACCCCCACGCGTTCCCGCTCGGCCGGTGCCATCGGGCGGATACGGGTGCTGCGTGCCTCCCGGCGTCCGGGCTTTGGTGGCCCCGGCGGTCGGTCCACACCGTAGTCACCCCATCGGGATCGCTATTGCA
This Actinoalloteichus hymeniacidonis DNA region includes the following protein-coding sequences:
- a CDS encoding SGNH/GDSL hydrolase family protein; this encodes MTDLEERPGSAATGILSTGLWEWRRRRMLAETEPVRIVWVGSSTVGGSGASTQEGTATAIVGRALGETGTHYPVTGIGGWTMLGNPEVVYADLALRSVKLIRGDEIRRTLPDSDRVTVHYMQGVGATEFTVWIDDTAYRIVPSTEGSSRRADGEWLSPLLPRADHLVRIVTEGAIIVNGAYAHRGDHGRGIESYNAGRGGTRAGSYVESAELGQMCRRLGRLDPALIVVIVGSNDYSVGISPEDYRAQVGDLMERFRTSCPRRPSFLLVQAARRSDVPIPEHPWPAYGDQLRQLAELTDDTAYLDASPHWPSGLDADSLGLLLPDRIHISAVGHRWLAELITTEVTAPIAAPSAPDSGNEPVPGGDPARLSGVISAWRAGTVTGGSGTPIARWDPHAGSQSVPLTQEAPASRPLLRPAGPGGQPYVECSREAGRWLRTADWSVAYNLPITVLSVVRQPRDTLGNVYSGRSGRYVWLGHITGQDADGYQTTGAGGTSPPNSAPVWVGGSPGWQVMAQVHAGAASRHQLYGLPPVPFVGGTVAGLPGLTLANSSTGGAGSCHDLDVAEIIVIARALSAAEVTQALNWLARWYRLDGSGRTVA